A genomic region of Nitrospirota bacterium contains the following coding sequences:
- a CDS encoding cation-transporting P-type ATPase, producing the protein MAIQSLTSDEVYKALHTTPSGLDEDEASARLRVFGLNMIRETRKMSRVRRVARHFINLFALLLWVASITAFTGEVLKPGEGFFILGMAIVGVVFINGVFAFYQEHKAEKAFAELRKLLPYMVTVIRCGRERDLTASEIVPGDVVLLHEGDRVPADIRLLEVSEIKVDNSSLTGESIPVRRDSTVHPDVELTDSQNIVFAGTLVVQGKGNGVVFATGMSTEFGKIARLTSEVESGMSPLELEILRVTRTITAIAVGLGIVFFAAGVFLGRGFWENFIFALGIVVANVPEGLLPTVTLSLAMASQRMAGKKALVKKLTAVETLGSVTVICTDKTGTLTQNVMSVVNVFVNGVLKEIKNGDEGTCPDAGMLLKGSALCNDAYLRDGVVIGEQTEKALLEFALRYMDVGALRRDEPRLADHPFDPFCKWMATLHRNESGTHIYVKGAPEVLLPMCTNVLHDGDIVVFDEERKKEANDALKEMTGHALRVLAVAYRECGKDIQGQLPDDWHADREEIKDLVFAGFAGIEDPPRPEVPDAIRNCREAGIKIVMVTGDNPETARAIGREIGMFHEPDIITGAELRGMNHKDIMNCLLRSEIAFARVTPADKMTIVSALKDLGEVVAVTGDGVNDAPALKRADIGVAMGLSGTDVAKEAADIVLLDDNFATIVSAIEEGRAVFENIKKFTTYILSSNIPEIIPYIAYMIFGIPLPLTVVQILAVDLGTDMLPALALGAEPPEPGILKRPPRSVRERLLSMTLIARAYFFLGPIEAIAAMAGFFWFLSLNGWQWGDKLPSDSILYLQATTVCLTGIIVTQIANVFVCRSRVLSVFAISLWINKFIIAGVAVEVAIILFIVYTPQGNVLFGTNPLPLAVWAFLLPFAFLLLVFEEARKAIVRFIVPTRIS; encoded by the coding sequence ATGGCAATACAGTCATTAACGTCAGATGAAGTATATAAGGCCCTTCATACCACTCCCTCCGGCCTTGATGAAGATGAGGCGTCCGCGAGGTTAAGGGTATTTGGTTTAAATATGATTCGTGAGACCAGGAAAATGTCCCGGGTTCGCAGAGTTGCAAGACATTTTATAAATCTGTTTGCCCTCCTTTTGTGGGTCGCATCAATCACAGCCTTTACCGGAGAGGTTCTCAAACCTGGTGAAGGTTTCTTTATCCTCGGAATGGCCATAGTTGGTGTTGTTTTTATTAACGGAGTTTTTGCCTTTTATCAGGAGCACAAGGCTGAGAAGGCGTTTGCTGAGTTGAGAAAACTGTTGCCCTACATGGTCACTGTAATCAGGTGCGGCCGGGAAAGGGATTTGACAGCAAGTGAGATAGTTCCAGGAGATGTTGTACTGCTGCATGAAGGAGACAGGGTGCCTGCTGATATAAGGCTATTGGAAGTCTCAGAGATTAAGGTGGACAATTCATCACTTACCGGTGAATCAATACCGGTCAGGAGGGATTCAACAGTCCACCCGGATGTTGAACTGACTGACAGTCAGAACATTGTGTTTGCCGGCACATTGGTTGTACAGGGCAAGGGAAATGGGGTGGTTTTTGCAACCGGCATGAGTACTGAATTCGGAAAGATAGCAAGGCTGACGTCTGAGGTTGAAAGTGGCATGAGTCCGCTGGAACTCGAGATTTTACGAGTAACAAGAACTATTACAGCTATAGCCGTTGGTCTTGGTATTGTCTTCTTTGCGGCAGGTGTATTTCTTGGCAGGGGCTTCTGGGAAAACTTTATATTTGCCCTTGGGATAGTGGTTGCCAATGTTCCGGAAGGTCTGCTTCCGACTGTAACGTTGTCACTGGCTATGGCAAGCCAGCGGATGGCAGGAAAGAAGGCGCTTGTAAAAAAGCTGACGGCAGTGGAGACACTTGGTTCTGTTACTGTTATTTGTACTGATAAGACAGGCACCCTGACCCAGAATGTAATGTCAGTAGTAAATGTATTTGTAAACGGTGTATTAAAGGAAATTAAAAATGGGGATGAGGGTACATGTCCCGATGCCGGGATGCTGCTAAAAGGGAGCGCATTATGCAACGATGCATACTTAAGAGATGGCGTTGTTATCGGCGAACAGACAGAGAAGGCGCTCCTTGAGTTTGCACTGAGGTATATGGACGTTGGTGCATTAAGAAGGGATGAACCAAGACTCGCTGATCATCCCTTTGATCCATTCTGCAAGTGGATGGCGACACTCCACAGGAATGAGTCAGGGACACACATATATGTTAAGGGTGCTCCAGAGGTATTATTGCCAATGTGCACAAATGTGCTTCATGATGGGGATATAGTCGTATTTGATGAGGAAAGGAAGAAGGAGGCTAATGATGCACTCAAAGAGATGACAGGACATGCACTCAGGGTGCTGGCTGTAGCATACAGGGAATGTGGTAAGGATATACAGGGACAACTTCCGGATGACTGGCACGCTGATCGGGAGGAAATTAAGGATCTTGTATTTGCCGGTTTTGCAGGGATAGAAGATCCGCCAAGACCTGAGGTGCCCGATGCGATAAGAAATTGCAGGGAAGCTGGAATTAAGATTGTAATGGTTACTGGAGATAATCCTGAAACAGCACGGGCCATTGGAAGAGAGATAGGGATGTTTCATGAACCCGACATCATTACCGGTGCTGAACTAAGGGGTATGAATCATAAAGATATCATGAACTGCCTTCTCAGGAGTGAGATTGCGTTTGCACGCGTAACTCCGGCTGATAAGATGACTATAGTTTCAGCCCTGAAGGATTTAGGTGAGGTGGTTGCTGTAACAGGAGATGGAGTCAATGATGCACCTGCATTGAAAAGGGCTGATATTGGTGTTGCAATGGGGCTCAGCGGGACAGATGTAGCGAAGGAGGCTGCGGACATAGTACTTCTTGATGATAATTTTGCAACCATTGTGAGTGCGATAGAGGAAGGACGTGCGGTTTTTGAAAATATAAAGAAATTTACGACATATATCCTGAGCAGTAATATCCCTGAAATCATACCATATATAGCTTATATGATTTTTGGTATTCCCCTGCCATTGACGGTTGTGCAGATACTCGCAGTTGACCTTGGAACGGACATGCTTCCTGCACTGGCCCTTGGGGCAGAACCGCCTGAGCCAGGCATATTGAAGAGACCGCCAAGGTCAGTCAGGGAGAGGTTGCTTTCCATGACACTTATTGCGAGGGCATATTTCTTTCTTGGTCCAATAGAAGCAATTGCAGCTATGGCAGGCTTTTTCTGGTTCCTCTCATTAAATGGCTGGCAATGGGGCGACAAGCTTCCCTCGGATTCTATTCTTTATTTACAGGCTACAACTGTATGTTTGACAGGGATTATTGTTACTCAGATTGCAAACGTCTTTGTCTGCCGATCAAGGGTACTTTCCGTGTTTGCCATTTCACTCTGGATTAACAAATTCATCATCGCAGGTGTTGCAGTGGAAGTGGCAATAATCCTGTTTATAGTATATACCCCGCAGGGAAACGTTCTCTTTGGCACGAATCCCCTGCCATTAGCTGTATGGGCATTCCTTTTGCCATTTGCATTTCTACTGCTGGTATTTGAAGAAGCGAGAAAGGCCATTGTCAGGTTTATTGTACCGACTCGTATTTCATAA
- a CDS encoding NAD(P)/FAD-dependent oxidoreductase translates to MSKTRQLVVIGNGMSGIATVESLLKKTKDLDVTVFGTEQYFNYNRILLSSVLAGESMPDDIILNPQEWYVKNNIKLHTGTTIIRIDRDNKTVVTDSGEYFPYDTLLIATGSHPFLPPVKGLRTSKGVLLPGIFTFRNLDDTQAMMEWGRQSRKAIVIGGGLLGLEAATGLVNNGLDVTVVHLMDRLMEMQLDSESAGILKKEITRLGINVLLNHSADEIITDGNEIKGVRFSNGSAHESDMVVIAAGIRPNTKLAAESGISVNRGIVVDDYMQTSAPGIYAVGECVEHRGNIYGIVAPIFEQAKVAAGSIIGDRKDIYKGSVMATKLKVADIPLAAIGNIKQSAGCEEVVFSDAGASVYRKLVIQGGIVSGAILMGDMEGYDRYLKLIQDQEDISLQRRTILFDHPEKFKSVASMPDNTTICGCMGVSKGEIIQAIEEHGLTSIQGISEKTRACTSCKGCAPLIEQILQNVLGGEYVRNEGSKIFCDCIPLTWEDIKKKVAELNIKSVGRILQIMGNGHGCASCRHGLHYMLTVLYLDDFEKEPDTIPLNDMVHANVQKNETFSVVPRIYGGVITTDELRLIADVADRYEVPMVKITGGQRIDLLGIKREQLQSVWSDLNMPSGHAYTKAVRTCKTCVGELFCRYGVKNSVELGIKMEKFFQGIPCPGKVKMGVSGCPRNCVEVRVKDIGVVGIQTGWEIYVGGNGGVKTRIADLLTVVGTEEEVINVSEVFMQYYRENARWTERTGDFVERVGIVHLREVLLEDKACLVDNLRSRMRQVIASYKDPWTEAREETALS, encoded by the coding sequence ATGAGTAAGACAAGGCAATTAGTAGTCATAGGAAATGGTATGAGCGGGATTGCGACTGTTGAGAGTCTTCTGAAAAAGACAAAGGATTTGGATGTTACAGTATTCGGGACAGAGCAATACTTCAATTACAACAGGATACTTCTGTCATCAGTACTTGCAGGAGAGTCAATGCCTGATGACATAATACTTAATCCTCAGGAGTGGTATGTTAAAAATAATATCAAACTTCATACAGGTACTACCATCATTAGAATTGACAGGGACAACAAGACCGTTGTAACAGACAGCGGCGAGTATTTCCCCTACGATACGCTTCTCATAGCAACCGGCAGTCATCCTTTCCTGCCCCCTGTTAAGGGGTTAAGGACAAGCAAGGGAGTTTTGTTGCCCGGTATATTTACCTTTAGAAATCTGGATGATACACAGGCTATGATGGAATGGGGACGCCAGAGCCGTAAAGCTATTGTTATAGGGGGAGGGCTTCTGGGATTAGAGGCAGCCACGGGCCTGGTTAATAATGGACTGGATGTGACAGTGGTTCACCTTATGGACAGACTCATGGAAATGCAGCTGGACTCAGAATCTGCAGGGATTCTGAAGAAGGAGATAACACGGCTCGGGATAAATGTCCTGCTTAACCATAGCGCTGATGAAATAATAACAGACGGGAATGAAATAAAAGGAGTCCGGTTTTCAAATGGGAGTGCCCATGAATCTGATATGGTCGTAATAGCTGCAGGAATAAGGCCGAACACTAAACTCGCGGCAGAATCCGGAATTTCCGTTAATCGCGGAATTGTAGTTGATGATTATATGCAGACAAGCGCACCTGGAATATATGCTGTCGGAGAATGTGTTGAGCACAGGGGAAATATATACGGGATAGTGGCTCCAATTTTTGAGCAGGCTAAGGTTGCAGCCGGTTCCATAATCGGGGATCGCAAAGACATATATAAAGGCTCGGTTATGGCAACAAAGCTTAAAGTTGCTGACATCCCGCTGGCGGCAATAGGCAACATAAAGCAGAGCGCAGGATGCGAGGAGGTCGTCTTCAGTGATGCAGGGGCATCTGTATACAGGAAGCTCGTTATTCAGGGGGGGATTGTTTCAGGCGCCATACTCATGGGGGATATGGAAGGATACGACCGATATCTTAAGCTGATACAGGACCAGGAAGATATATCCCTTCAAAGAAGGACCATCCTGTTTGATCATCCCGAAAAATTCAAGTCAGTTGCCTCAATGCCTGACAATACGACAATATGCGGTTGTATGGGGGTGAGCAAGGGTGAAATAATACAGGCCATAGAGGAACATGGATTGACAAGCATCCAGGGGATTTCTGAGAAAACAAGGGCATGTACATCATGTAAGGGATGCGCCCCGCTTATTGAGCAAATCCTGCAAAATGTCCTGGGTGGAGAATATGTCAGGAATGAAGGCTCGAAGATATTCTGTGACTGTATCCCTCTGACATGGGAAGATATCAAAAAGAAGGTCGCAGAACTTAACATAAAATCTGTCGGCAGGATTCTTCAGATTATGGGAAACGGGCATGGCTGTGCATCATGCCGTCATGGCCTTCATTATATGTTAACAGTATTGTACCTTGATGATTTTGAGAAGGAACCGGATACGATACCTTTAAATGACATGGTCCATGCCAATGTCCAAAAAAATGAGACATTCTCAGTTGTGCCACGGATCTACGGTGGTGTAATTACAACTGATGAGCTCCGGCTCATTGCTGATGTGGCTGACAGATATGAGGTACCGATGGTAAAGATTACCGGCGGGCAGCGAATAGATCTGCTTGGGATAAAAAGGGAACAGCTTCAGTCAGTCTGGTCTGATCTGAATATGCCGTCCGGGCATGCATATACGAAGGCAGTACGTACATGCAAGACCTGCGTCGGAGAGCTGTTTTGCAGATATGGGGTGAAGAATTCTGTTGAGCTCGGCATCAAAATGGAGAAATTCTTCCAGGGGATCCCATGTCCTGGCAAAGTAAAAATGGGGGTATCAGGGTGTCCGCGGAATTGCGTTGAGGTACGGGTAAAGGATATAGGTGTCGTGGGCATTCAGACAGGATGGGAGATTTATGTGGGTGGAAACGGAGGTGTGAAAACCAGGATCGCAGACCTTCTTACCGTAGTTGGGACAGAAGAAGAGGTAATCAACGTTTCTGAGGTTTTTATGCAATACTACAGGGAGAATGCAAGATGGACAGAGAGGACCGGTGACTTTGTAGAGAGGGTTGGTATAGTGCATCTGCGGGAGGTGCTCCTGGAAGATAAGGCGTGCCTGGTTGACAATTTAAGAAGCCGGATGAGGCAGGTTATAGCATCATATAAGGATCCATGGACGGAAGCACGGGAGGAAACTGCTTTATCCTGA
- a CDS encoding HAMP domain-containing protein: protein MFNSIRLKLVIWFLIVFSVVFTALEIFLYYRLENIVISETDSHLKSSMDTIASLLGLEDSHGQLQVELIELSSSARGDFGEKLSGHYYQVIDANGIIIARSPSLSLGNESLPIIYNLSEPQFDMITGPNNVPLRVVSSSYQFSLGLLTIQIADTLQNTYHMLGSFRKIVIITYPIIFFLCGAGTYLITGWALRSIRLFADSIDMISETELDKRIDAQQSVFELRGLAGSFNKMLNRLEHSFGRQRQFLSDASHELRTPTSIIKSYCDVTLGRERSAEDYKDVLRKISDAVNRMCKIIDRILTISRLDNRTVNLRPSTINIKEIIDDVVRLVEPAAASRNVRINSTGSDVFLTGDRESLTEACTNIVENAIKYNKPDGTIFINFGDSNGFVFINVADTGIGIPEGEINKIFDRFYRVDSSRGQTVGSGLGLSIVRAIVESHGGKIGVESTDGKGSTFKILLPRDYTNSI, encoded by the coding sequence ATGTTTAACTCAATAAGGCTAAAATTAGTAATCTGGTTCCTGATTGTCTTTTCGGTAGTATTTACCGCCCTTGAGATCTTCCTGTATTACAGGTTGGAAAACATTGTTATCTCCGAAACCGATAGCCACTTAAAATCCTCTATGGACACCATTGCCAGCCTTCTTGGGCTTGAAGACAGCCATGGTCAATTGCAGGTAGAACTTATTGAATTATCCAGTTCCGCAAGAGGGGATTTTGGAGAAAAATTATCAGGGCATTATTACCAGGTAATTGATGCCAATGGAATCATTATTGCCCGTTCACCATCGCTGAGTCTCGGCAATGAATCCCTGCCGATCATCTACAATTTATCTGAACCACAATTTGACATGATAACAGGCCCAAATAATGTCCCGTTGCGCGTAGTCAGTTCTTCCTATCAATTCTCGCTGGGGCTGTTGACAATACAGATTGCAGATACCCTGCAAAATACATATCACATGCTGGGTTCATTCAGAAAGATCGTAATCATAACCTATCCGATCATCTTTTTCCTGTGCGGAGCAGGAACTTATTTAATAACAGGGTGGGCGTTGAGATCAATAAGATTATTTGCTGACAGCATTGACATGATATCTGAAACGGAACTCGATAAGAGGATTGATGCACAACAATCTGTATTTGAGTTAAGAGGGCTTGCCGGCAGTTTTAACAAGATGCTCAATCGCCTCGAGCACTCCTTTGGCAGACAGAGACAATTCCTTTCTGACGCATCTCATGAGCTCAGGACGCCAACCTCCATCATAAAGAGCTACTGCGATGTAACTCTCGGCAGGGAAAGATCTGCTGAGGACTACAAAGATGTTCTTCGTAAAATAAGCGATGCCGTTAACAGGATGTGCAAAATTATTGACCGCATACTTACTATTTCCCGGCTGGATAACAGGACAGTTAATCTCAGACCGTCAACAATTAATATCAAGGAAATTATTGATGATGTTGTAAGGCTTGTAGAGCCGGCTGCTGCCAGCAGAAATGTAAGAATTAACAGCACCGGCAGTGACGTCTTCCTGACCGGTGACAGGGAAAGCCTGACAGAGGCATGCACCAATATTGTTGAGAATGCCATCAAGTATAACAAACCTGATGGAACCATCTTCATAAATTTCGGGGACTCAAATGGATTTGTTTTTATTAATGTGGCTGATACGGGTATAGGCATACCTGAAGGAGAGATCAATAAGATATTTGACCGCTTCTACAGGGTTGATTCAAGCCGCGGACAGACAGTCGGAAGCGGTCTTGGTCTTTCCATTGTCAGGGCAATCGTGGAATCCCACGGAGGAAAGATAGGGGTCGAGAGTACAGATGGAAAGGGCAGCACCTTTAAGATCCTGCTCCCAAGGGATTATACCAATAGTATTTAA